From the Saimiri boliviensis isolate mSaiBol1 chromosome X, mSaiBol1.pri, whole genome shotgun sequence genome, one window contains:
- the LOC101039116 gene encoding melanoma-associated antigen C2, with product MLLSPSSPSSNSEEDSQNPVVIEEWIDAHDATNDDASSISSSTFYLLCSPSSSSSSSLILGGPEEEEVSSAGMSSLPPSTPSSPPLGPSQCPPQNPLGSCSSFISGIPFNEEFSSQKEEDTSTFQGLLDSEPLFIHKLDEKVAELVQFLLLKYEAGEPITEAEMLMTAVKYKNYLPMIFEKAREFMELLFGLALTEVDPDHFYAFENTVDPTNMGSDDQGMPKNSLLILILSIIFIKGGCASEAAIWEVLNAIGVYAGREHFVYGEPGELLTKVWVEEQYLKYQEVSNSSPPRYDFLWGPRAHSESIKWKVLEFLDKLNNTVPINFPSWYKDALKDAEVSAQAIISTTDDATDMASGSFSFMSSNFSHPE from the coding sequence ATGCTACTCTCTCCAAGCAGTCCATCCTCCAACTCTGAGGAAGACTCCCAGAACCCAGTTGTGATAGAAGAGTGGATAGATGCACACGATGCCACAAATGATGACGCCTCCTCCATTTCCTCTTCCACTTTCTACTTACTGTGttccccctcttcttcctcctcatcctctctgATTCTTGGTGGTCCTGAGGAGGAAGAAGTGTCATCTGCTGGGATGTCAAGTCTTCCCCCAAGCACTCCCAGTAGTCCTCCACTGGGTCCTTCACAGTGTCCTCCCCAGAATCCTCTGGGCTCCTGCTCCTCCTTTATTTCAGGGATCCCGTTCAATGAAGAGTTCAGCAGCCAAAAAGAGGAAGATACAAGTACCTTTCAGGGCCTGCTAGACAGTGAGCCTTTGTTCATACATAAGCTAGATGAAAAGGTGGCTGAGTTAGTGCAGTTCCTTCTCCTCAAATATGAAGCAGGGGAGCCTATAACAGAGGCAGAGATGCTGATGACTGCCGTCAAGTACAAAAACTACCTTCCTATGATATTCGAGAAAGCCCGTGAGTTCATGGAGCTTCTTTTTGGCCTTGCCCTGACAGAAGTGGACCCTGACCACTTCTATGCATTTGAAAACACCGTAGACCCCACCAACATGGGTAGTGATGACCAGGGCATGCCCAAAAACAGCCTCCTGATTCTTATTCTGAGTATAATCTTCATAAAAGGTGGCTGTGCTTCTGAGGCGGCCATCTGGGAAGTGCTGAATGCAATAGGGGTGTATGCTGGGAGGGAGCATTTCGTCTATGGGGAGCCTGGGGAGCTCCTCACTAAAGTTTGGGTGGAGGAACAATACCTGAAATATCAGGAGGTGTCCAACAGTTCTCCTCCACGTTATGACTTCCTATGGGGTCCGAGAGCCCATTCAGAAAGCATAAAGTGGAAAGTACTAGAGTTTTTGGACAAGCTGAACAACACTGTCCCTATTAACTTTCCATCTTGGTATAAGGATGCTTTGAAAGATGCAGAAGTGAGTGCCCAGGCCATAATTTCCACTACAGATGATGCCACTGACATGGCCAGTGGAAGCTTCAGTTTCATGTCAAGCAACTTTTCCCATCCTGAGTGA